The genomic window GCGCCTGCTCACGGGCCATGGCTTCAAAACGGCGCCGCGCGCCACCGCGCAGTGTGCCCAGGGCGTAGGCGCTGGCCAGACGTTCCAGTAATTCGGGGTGGGTCAAGAGGTTCATGGCTGTGCCTCTCTTATTAAGCAAAACGCGCCATACACAGGCGCAACTGGTCCAGCCCGCGGCGTATCCAGGTCTTGACCGTGCCCAGCGGCAGGCTCAGTTGCTGGGCCAGTTCGCCGTGGCTCAGGTCGCGCACATAGGCCAGGCTCACCACTTCGCGCTGTTTGTGGTCCAGCTTGCCCAGGCACTGGTGCAAGGCCCAGGCCTGTTCGCTGGCCTGGGCTGTGTCCATGGGGGTGGGGTTGTCGCTGGCCAGCGTGTCGGCCAGCACCTCGTCCAGCTCCTGGGTCACATGGCTACGGTCCGCCGTGCGCCGGCGCAACATGTCCAGGCCGCGGCTGCGCACGATCAGGCCCATCCAGGCCATGGGCGGGCTCAACGAGGCGCGGTAGTCGGGGGCGGAGCGCCAGATGGACAAAAAGGCCTCCTGCAACACGTCTTCGGCCCAATCGCGGTGGGTGACGACGCGCAGGGCCAGGCCATAGAGCTTGGGCGCACATTGGCGGTACAAAACCTTGAGGGCGGCATCGTCCTGCTGCGCCACGCGCTCCAGCAGGGCAATCAGCAGGGCGTCGCTGGTGTCTGTATTCATGTCAGCATTGTGCGGGAAGGCGCCGGGGTGGCGCGCAGGCCCCGCGGTATCCCATGGCAGCCGGGGGTCACTATCAAATGGATAGCGACTAGCGCTTATTTCACGGGGGCTAGAGGGCAAAAACATGGTGAGTGCTCCCTGGTGGGGCGGTTTGCATAAAAGGGTGTACGTACTGAATACGCAGGCCAGCGGCCATCGGATTCAAAGGGGATCCACATTTGGGGGTGTCCGAATCTGCGCCGCTCCGGCACAATCTCCTTAAATAGAAGCTGGGGAGGACAATCAATGGGAGGCGTACGCTGGGCGGGCGGGGTAACCGGAATCGCCATGTTCCTTTTGGGCGCGTTCTGGATGTTTATGTGGCTGATTGGCAGCAACGGGTTCAGCAGCAGCCGCGGCAGCGTGATCCTGGGGGGCAACCTGTTGCTGGTGGTGCTGGCCATACCGGGCGCCACCTGGCTGGCGTGCCGCCTGAGCCGCCGCTGGCTCACCGAGGGCTGGCCGCTCTGGAAAGCCACGCCACTGGCGATCGTTTGCGCGTTTGCGGCAGGCCTCGCTTTCCTGTCCGTCACCTGTTTTGGGGTGCTGGCTGTGGCCAGCGCCTGACCAAAACGCAGTGCGATACTGAACGCCATGCGCCTGGTCTTCCTCTGTATCCTTGTGCTGGCCGGGCTCAGTTGCCACTGCCGCGCCTGGGCGGAAGATGCGGTCACGGTGGTGCTGAGTGAAGACGGTGGCGTCTACGCCGAATTTGCCAGCCAGCTCGGTCTGGCCCTGGGCCAGGCTGGCGGCGCCAGGCCCCCGCTGCGCGTAGTGACACTCAATAGCCTGAAGGACGAACCGACAGGCCGCGGCAGCCAAGGCCAGTTGCTGGTTGCCGTGGGCACCCCGGCCATGACCGCCATGGCCCGCAAGCCGCCCAATGTGCCGGTGCTGAATGTGCTGGTGCCGCGTGCCAGCTTTCGCAGCCTGGCCCGCTCCAGCCCCCGCACACAAGACAGCAAACTTTTTTCTGCTGTATTTTTTGACCAGCCCTGGGCCCGGCAACTGTCCCTGATCCGCAACGCCGTGCCCGGCCGCCGGGTCGGTATTTTGCTGGGCAAGGATTCGGCCGACCTCAGCGCCACCCTGCTGACCGCCGCCCGCGAGGCGCAAATGGTGGCCAGCATAGAGATGGTTGCCGACGAGGCCGATTTGTTGCCCGCCCTCAAACGCCTGCTGCCCAACACCGATGCCCTGCTGGCGGTGCCCGATGCCACCATCTACAACCGCAGCAACATCGCCACCATCCTGCTGACCAGTTACCGCGCCAAGGTGCCGCTGTTCGGGTTTTCCCCGTCGTATGTGAAGGCAGGTGCGCTGGCGGCGGTCTACAGCCAGCCGGCACAAATCGCGCTGCAGGTGGCCGAAATCATCCAGAACCTGCCGGCCAGCGGCAGCCTGCCAGCGCCCCAATCGCCACGGTATTTTTCGGTCAACGTCAACCCACAGGTTCGCATGTCCCTGGAGCTGAGCATGGACGATGAGGCGCAGCTTCTGCAAAAACTCAAGCAGGGCCCGGAGGGCACCCCATGAAGAACTGGCGGATCACCCACCGCATCTTGCTGCTGGCGCTGGCGCCTATCTGGATCATCACGATTTTGCTGACGCTGCTGGTCGTGGTGGGCGGCATCACCGAAATCGACGGTGCGCTCAAATTGCGCGGCACGGTCATCGTGCGCCAGCTGGCACCGGCCAGTGAGTACGGGGCCTTCTCGGGCAATAGCGAGGTCTTGCAGGCGCTGGCCCAGGCCGTGATGCGCGAGGACGATGCCAAGGCCGTCATGATCACCGACACCCAGAACCGGGTGCTGGCGGTCAGCGGCACGCCAGGGCGTTTCAGTCTGGACCACAGGGGGACGGTGGACCAGGCACAGGTATTGCACAGCGACAAAGACGCCCTGGTCTTCGCCGCGCCCATCTACCAGGACGCACGCCAGGGCGACGGTTTTGGCCTGCTGGACCAGGCCGCCAGCACACCGGCCAACGCGGCCAAACTGCTGGGCACCGCCTACCTGGAGTTGAGCACCGCCAACAGCCAACACAGCAAAAACATGTTTATGCTGGTCTGCCTGCTCATTGGCGCCCTGGGCACGGCCAGCGCCACGGTGCTGGCCCTGCGCATGAGCCGCGAGCTCACGCGCCCCCTGGTGTCCTTGCTGGGCGGCGTCAACCAGATGGCACAGGGCAAACTGGAAACCCGCATTCCCACCCAGTCAACGGGTGAGCTGGCCGAGCTGGAAAACGGCTTCAACCTGATGGCCGCGGAGCTGCAAAGCAGCCACGAGGCCATGCGCAAGGCCAATGTCAACCTGGAGCTGCAGGTCGCCCACCGCACCCAGCAGCTCAAAGACCGCAACCTGGCACTGGAGCAGCTGTCCAAGACGGACCAGCTCTCACGCGAGCAGGCCGAGGCGGCCAACAAAGCCAAGAGCGAGTTTCTGGCCAATATGAGCCACGAAATCCGCACGCCCATGAACGGCATCATTGGCATGACACACCTGGCCCTGCAGACCCCACTGGACACCCGCCAACGCCACTACCTGCAAAACGTGGAAACGGCCGCCAAGGGATTGCTGGGGGTTATCAACGACATCCTGGATTTCTCCAAGATCGAGGCGGGCAAGGTCAGCTTCGAGCAAGTCGATTTCCAGCTGGAAGACGTGTTGTATGGTGTGACCGACCTGGCGGTGATCAAGGCACAAAAGAAAGGGCTGGAGCTGCTGTTCCGCATCGACGCCCAGGTGCCCCATGCCATGGTCGGTGACCCGCTGCGCCTGCGGCAGATCCTGACCAATCTGGTGGACAACGCGATCAAGTTCACCGAACACGGCGAGGTGACCGTCTCCATCAGCACGGTCTCGGTGGATGCGGACGGTGCCGTGCTGCGGTTTGCCGTGTCCGACACCGGCGTGGGCCTGGACACCGAGCAAATCAGCCGCCTGTTCACACCCTTCACCCAGGCCGACAATTCAACGACCCGCAAGTACGGCGGCTCCGGACTGGGGCTGACCATTTGCAAACGGCTGGTGGAGCTGATGTACGGCCAGATGGATGTCACCAGCGAGCCCGGTGTGGGCAGCACCTTCTTCTTTACCGCACGGTTCGGGCTGCGCGCAGCGGACCGGCCGCGCACCGCCGCGCTGGCACCCATGGATGCACTGCGGGTGCTGGTGGTGGACGACAACGCCAGCGCACGTGACATCTTCCACGGCATGCTGCAGTCCATGCAGATCGAGGCCGTCTGCGTCACGAGTTGCCTGCACGCCCTGGATGCACTGGAACAGGCACACCGGGACGGCAAACCCTTTGGTCTGGTCCTGGTCGATTGGCATATGCCCAACATCGACGGCGTGGAGACAATACGCCGCATCCAGGCAACCGCCAGTCTGCCTACTCCGCCCATGTGCATGATGGTTACGGCCCACAGCCGCGAAGAACTGCTGCGACAGGTACAGGATTCGGGCATCGGCATAGACGGTCTGTTGATCAAGCCGGTGGCCCCCTCCACCCTGCATGACAGCATCATGACGGCGCTGGGCACGGATGCCAGTCCGCGCCGAAGCGCGGTCGTGGGGCGCAGCGCACGCGCTGACGTGGAGGCCGCCTTGCGGGGTGCCCACATCCTGCTGGTCGAAGACAACGACATGAACCGCGAATTTGCGCTGGAAATCCTGGGCCGTGCAGGCATTCAGGTGGATGTGGCCAGCAACGGCAGGGAGGCACTGGAAAAGATTGACTGTTTCCACTACGACGGTGTGCTGATGGATTGCCAGATGCCGGTCATGGACGGTTTTGAGGCCACCCGCTGCATCCGTGCCGACGTGCGCTTTGCCACCCTGCCCGTGATTGCCATGACGGCCAACGCCATGGCGGGTGACCGTGAACGCTGTGCCGCCGCCGGAATGAACGACCACATTGCCAAACCCATAGACATAGACCTGATGTTTATGACCTTGGCGCGCTGGATGAAACCCCGCACCGGTACCGATGTGGCGTTTGCCACGCCGCAGCTGCCGCAGCCCACCCCCATGCCCCAGGTCGCCGACCTGGACATCGCAAAGGTCGTGGCGCGTATTGGGGAAGACGGCGCCCTGTTCCGCAACATGCTGCGCTGGTTTGCCGACGGTCAGGCCGACTTTGTACGTGACCTGCGGGCAGCCATCGCCACGGGTGACCACGACACGGCCCGGCGGCTGGCGCACACCCTCAAGGGCGCCGCTGGCGACATCGGCGCGACCCGCCTGGGTGAGGCGGCCAAGCGCCTGGAGGCTGCATTACAAGCCCCCACCGCCAAGGCGCCGCCCGCTCTGGTGGATGCGGTGGAGGCCCTGCTGGTCCAGCAACTCAGGCACATCCGGCAAGCGATAACACCGCAGGACGGTGCAGCGGTTACACCGAGCGCTCCGGCCGACGACGGAGAACTGGCCACCCTGCTGCGCCAGATGGCTAAACTGCTACGCAACGACGATGCCCAGGCGCTGGAATTGCTTCCCGCCCTGGCGGTACATGGCAAACGCAGTCGGCAGGCCGAAGAATTTCACCGCCTGCAGAGTTTGGTGGAGCGCTTTTCGTTGAACGATGCGCTTATGGTGTTGCACGGCATCGCAGCGGGCATGGACATCGCGCTGGATTGAGGTTCACAGGACATGGTGGTGCATATGAACAATATCCCCGCATTTGCGGGTGAGGCGACGGTTCTTGTGGTGGACGACACGCCCGCCAACCTGTCGCTGATGAGCAGCCTGCTCAAAGACACCTACAAGGTGAAAGTGGCCAATGGCGGCGAGCGCGCCCTGGAGATTGCGCAATCCGACACACCGCCTGATCTGATACTGCTGGACATCATGATGCCCGGGCTGGACGGTTATGAGGTGTGCCGCCGCCTCAAGGCCCAGGAGTCCACCAAGGACATCCCCATCATTTTCATCACCGCCATGGCGGACGTTGAAAACGAAAGCATGGGTTTCGCCCTGGGTGCGGTGGACTACATCTCCAAACCCTTCAACAAAACCGTGGTCAAGGCACGCATCCGGGTGCACATGCAGCTCAAAAGGCAAAGCCGCCTGCTGGAAAACCTGGTGTTCCTGGATGCACTGACGGAGATACCCAACCGCCGCGCCTTGGACCA from Rhodoferax sp. AJA081-3 includes these protein-coding regions:
- a CDS encoding response regulator: MKNWRITHRILLLALAPIWIITILLTLLVVVGGITEIDGALKLRGTVIVRQLAPASEYGAFSGNSEVLQALAQAVMREDDAKAVMITDTQNRVLAVSGTPGRFSLDHRGTVDQAQVLHSDKDALVFAAPIYQDARQGDGFGLLDQAASTPANAAKLLGTAYLELSTANSQHSKNMFMLVCLLIGALGTASATVLALRMSRELTRPLVSLLGGVNQMAQGKLETRIPTQSTGELAELENGFNLMAAELQSSHEAMRKANVNLELQVAHRTQQLKDRNLALEQLSKTDQLSREQAEAANKAKSEFLANMSHEIRTPMNGIIGMTHLALQTPLDTRQRHYLQNVETAAKGLLGVINDILDFSKIEAGKVSFEQVDFQLEDVLYGVTDLAVIKAQKKGLELLFRIDAQVPHAMVGDPLRLRQILTNLVDNAIKFTEHGEVTVSISTVSVDADGAVLRFAVSDTGVGLDTEQISRLFTPFTQADNSTTRKYGGSGLGLTICKRLVELMYGQMDVTSEPGVGSTFFFTARFGLRAADRPRTAALAPMDALRVLVVDDNASARDIFHGMLQSMQIEAVCVTSCLHALDALEQAHRDGKPFGLVLVDWHMPNIDGVETIRRIQATASLPTPPMCMMVTAHSREELLRQVQDSGIGIDGLLIKPVAPSTLHDSIMTALGTDASPRRSAVVGRSARADVEAALRGAHILLVEDNDMNREFALEILGRAGIQVDVASNGREALEKIDCFHYDGVLMDCQMPVMDGFEATRCIRADVRFATLPVIAMTANAMAGDRERCAAAGMNDHIAKPIDIDLMFMTLARWMKPRTGTDVAFATPQLPQPTPMPQVADLDIAKVVARIGEDGALFRNMLRWFADGQADFVRDLRAAIATGDHDTARRLAHTLKGAAGDIGATRLGEAAKRLEAALQAPTAKAPPALVDAVEALLVQQLRHIRQAITPQDGAAVTPSAPADDGELATLLRQMAKLLRNDDAQALELLPALAVHGKRSRQAEEFHRLQSLVERFSLNDALMVLHGIAAGMDIALD
- a CDS encoding RNA polymerase sigma factor, whose product is MNTDTSDALLIALLERVAQQDDAALKVLYRQCAPKLYGLALRVVTHRDWAEDVLQEAFLSIWRSAPDYRASLSPPMAWMGLIVRSRGLDMLRRRTADRSHVTQELDEVLADTLASDNPTPMDTAQASEQAWALHQCLGKLDHKQREVVSLAYVRDLSHGELAQQLSLPLGTVKTWIRRGLDQLRLCMARFA
- a CDS encoding ABC transporter substrate-binding protein; amino-acid sequence: MRLVFLCILVLAGLSCHCRAWAEDAVTVVLSEDGGVYAEFASQLGLALGQAGGARPPLRVVTLNSLKDEPTGRGSQGQLLVAVGTPAMTAMARKPPNVPVLNVLVPRASFRSLARSSPRTQDSKLFSAVFFDQPWARQLSLIRNAVPGRRVGILLGKDSADLSATLLTAAREAQMVASIEMVADEADLLPALKRLLPNTDALLAVPDATIYNRSNIATILLTSYRAKVPLFGFSPSYVKAGALAAVYSQPAQIALQVAEIIQNLPASGSLPAPQSPRYFSVNVNPQVRMSLELSMDDEAQLLQKLKQGPEGTP
- a CDS encoding diguanylate cyclase domain-containing protein translates to MNNIPAFAGEATVLVVDDTPANLSLMSSLLKDTYKVKVANGGERALEIAQSDTPPDLILLDIMMPGLDGYEVCRRLKAQESTKDIPIIFITAMADVENESMGFALGAVDYISKPFNKTVVKARIRVHMQLKRQSRLLENLVFLDALTEIPNRRALDQAFAQEWARSMRAGQPLSYILIDIDLFKQFNDHYGHGSGDECLARVAKALHACVQRPGDCLGRYGGEEFGAILANTDLDQALQVAQNFHTSIAGLQIPHARSEVAPQITISIGVATTKPVADQSSHGLSDAADRMLYAAKHGGKNTTRYQRL